In the Engystomops pustulosus chromosome 2, aEngPut4.maternal, whole genome shotgun sequence genome, one interval contains:
- the LOC140117806 gene encoding inhibin beta C chain-like isoform X1 encodes MHNIMTSHVALPLLLVIMQATLANFSCSSCSFFNQPMEAEAEKEILVEVAKQNILNKLHLRQRPNISQAVSRENLAQALLRLNIELDEDHSPDLPKKNGRGNKELDIGQTHEVISFAEIDYSNGVRSVLHFHLSTDKDKQEEIYQAHMWLYLKTTSRSKITLLVTGKFMPNAYPIKGTAQAKAVSGGWYMVPLQMFSGKALNEGTENIYIELKCLDCQNPLKLDNISHVHRPFLALKVHNKQEDARIRRHITECTGDMQICCLKKFYIAFKDIGWNDWIISPKGYFMNLCEGRCSVHLARAPGIAASSHTAIFSLIKANNAYSNLSLCCVPTKRRPLSFLYFDINNTIVKADIPDMIVDSCGCT; translated from the exons ATGC ATAACATCATGACAAGTCATGTTGCTTTACCTCTATTGCTGGTTATTATGCAAGCAACACTGGCAAATTTTTCCTGCTCATCTTGCAGCTTTTTTAACCAACCTATGGAGGCTGAAGCTGAGAAAGAAATACTTGTGGAAGTGGCCAAGCAGAACATTCTGAACAAACTTCACTTGCGCCAGAGGCCAAACATTTCACAGGCTGTGTCCAGGGAAAATCTGGCACAGGCTTTACTGCGATTGAACATTGAGTTGGATGAGGACCATTCCCCAGACTTGCCAAAAAAGAATGGTAGAGGGAACAAGGAACTGGATATTGGTCAAACCCATGAAGTCATCAGCTTTGCTGAAATAG ATTATTCAAATGGTGTCAGAAGTGTTCTTCACTTTCATCTATCTACTGATAAAGACAAGCAAGAGGAGATATATCAGGCACATATGTGGTTGTATCTAAAAACAACATCCCGCAGCAAAATAACCCTATTAGTGACTGGTAAGTTCATGCCTAACGCCTATCCTATAAAAGGTACAGCCCAGGCTAAAGCGGTAAGCGGTGGCTGGTATATGGTTCCTTTACAAATGTTCTCCGGAAAAGCTCTCAATGAGGGAACAGAAAACATATACATAGAATTGAAATGCCTGGACTGTCAGAATCCACTGAAACTGGATAATATCAGCCATGTCCATCGTCCATTTTTGGCATTAAAAGTTCATAACAAACAGGAGGATGCTCGAATTCGTAGGcacatcacagagtgcaccggTGACATGCAAATATGTTGCCTAAAGAAATTTTACATTGCTTTTAAAGACATTGGCTGGAATGACTGGATAATAAGCCCAAAGGGTTATTTCATGAATCTATGTGAAGGACGGTGTTCAGTTCACCTGGCCAGAGCACCAGGGATTGCAGCATCAAGTCATACAGCGATCTTCAGCCTCATCAAAGCAAACAATGCCTATTCTAATCTCAGCCTGTGTTGTGTTCCAACCAAGCGAAGGCCTCTATCATTTCTTTACTTTGACATCAACAACACGATTGTCAAGGCAGACATTCCTGATATGATTGTAGATAGCTGTGGTTGTACCTAA
- the LOC140117806 gene encoding inhibin beta C chain-like isoform X2 — protein sequence MTSHVALPLLLVIMQATLANFSCSSCSFFNQPMEAEAEKEILVEVAKQNILNKLHLRQRPNISQAVSRENLAQALLRLNIELDEDHSPDLPKKNGRGNKELDIGQTHEVISFAEIDYSNGVRSVLHFHLSTDKDKQEEIYQAHMWLYLKTTSRSKITLLVTGKFMPNAYPIKGTAQAKAVSGGWYMVPLQMFSGKALNEGTENIYIELKCLDCQNPLKLDNISHVHRPFLALKVHNKQEDARIRRHITECTGDMQICCLKKFYIAFKDIGWNDWIISPKGYFMNLCEGRCSVHLARAPGIAASSHTAIFSLIKANNAYSNLSLCCVPTKRRPLSFLYFDINNTIVKADIPDMIVDSCGCT from the exons ATGACAAGTCATGTTGCTTTACCTCTATTGCTGGTTATTATGCAAGCAACACTGGCAAATTTTTCCTGCTCATCTTGCAGCTTTTTTAACCAACCTATGGAGGCTGAAGCTGAGAAAGAAATACTTGTGGAAGTGGCCAAGCAGAACATTCTGAACAAACTTCACTTGCGCCAGAGGCCAAACATTTCACAGGCTGTGTCCAGGGAAAATCTGGCACAGGCTTTACTGCGATTGAACATTGAGTTGGATGAGGACCATTCCCCAGACTTGCCAAAAAAGAATGGTAGAGGGAACAAGGAACTGGATATTGGTCAAACCCATGAAGTCATCAGCTTTGCTGAAATAG ATTATTCAAATGGTGTCAGAAGTGTTCTTCACTTTCATCTATCTACTGATAAAGACAAGCAAGAGGAGATATATCAGGCACATATGTGGTTGTATCTAAAAACAACATCCCGCAGCAAAATAACCCTATTAGTGACTGGTAAGTTCATGCCTAACGCCTATCCTATAAAAGGTACAGCCCAGGCTAAAGCGGTAAGCGGTGGCTGGTATATGGTTCCTTTACAAATGTTCTCCGGAAAAGCTCTCAATGAGGGAACAGAAAACATATACATAGAATTGAAATGCCTGGACTGTCAGAATCCACTGAAACTGGATAATATCAGCCATGTCCATCGTCCATTTTTGGCATTAAAAGTTCATAACAAACAGGAGGATGCTCGAATTCGTAGGcacatcacagagtgcaccggTGACATGCAAATATGTTGCCTAAAGAAATTTTACATTGCTTTTAAAGACATTGGCTGGAATGACTGGATAATAAGCCCAAAGGGTTATTTCATGAATCTATGTGAAGGACGGTGTTCAGTTCACCTGGCCAGAGCACCAGGGATTGCAGCATCAAGTCATACAGCGATCTTCAGCCTCATCAAAGCAAACAATGCCTATTCTAATCTCAGCCTGTGTTGTGTTCCAACCAAGCGAAGGCCTCTATCATTTCTTTACTTTGACATCAACAACACGATTGTCAAGGCAGACATTCCTGATATGATTGTAGATAGCTGTGGTTGTACCTAA